In one window of Massilibacterium senegalense DNA:
- a CDS encoding alpha/beta hydrolase family protein has product MEKFIQIKTANGHIATTIHQQKGDFTNKRVILICHGFIGNRVGVDRLFVKAARFFESYDYTIVRFDYLGCGESEGVYVKNGFDDLLDQTKEVYQFIQKTLNPVSIHMIGHSLGGAVTSILAPLLNPDTITLWAPVAYPFSNIISIVGEQRYVEALKSGETDYFGFSLPTIFFQSLANYHPLETVKTYQNKAFLIHGSDDEDIPLLHGLQYGKEKVETVVLENANHTFSNGFHQQYLYERTIKWLSSVKAIA; this is encoded by the coding sequence ATGGAAAAATTCATTCAAATAAAAACAGCGAACGGGCATATTGCTACTACTATCCATCAGCAAAAAGGAGATTTTACGAATAAACGTGTCATTTTAATTTGCCATGGATTTATCGGAAATCGAGTTGGCGTCGATCGATTATTCGTAAAAGCAGCTCGTTTTTTTGAATCATATGACTATACAATTGTTCGTTTTGATTACCTCGGTTGTGGAGAAAGTGAAGGAGTATACGTAAAAAATGGATTTGATGATTTATTAGATCAAACTAAAGAAGTGTATCAATTTATCCAAAAAACATTGAATCCTGTTTCGATTCATATGATTGGTCATAGTTTAGGAGGTGCTGTGACGAGTATATTGGCACCTCTTTTAAATCCAGATACGATTACACTTTGGGCACCGGTAGCTTATCCATTTTCCAACATTATTTCCATCGTCGGAGAACAACGTTACGTAGAAGCACTAAAAAGCGGTGAAACGGATTACTTTGGTTTTTCCTTACCCACGATTTTTTTCCAAAGCTTAGCTAACTATCATCCGCTCGAAACGGTAAAAACGTATCAAAATAAAGCCTTTCTAATTCATGGAAGTGACGATGAAGATATCCCACTTCTTCATGGGTTACAATACGGAAAAGAAAAAGTAGAGACTGTTGTTTTAGAAAATGCCAATCATACATTTTCTAATGGTTTTCATCAACAATACTTATATGAACGAACCATAAAATGGTTATCATCTGTCAAAGCTATAGCTTGA
- a CDS encoding FMN-dependent NADH-azoreductase encodes MAKLLYVTANPKPMELSYGLQVGEYFINEYKKVNPNDTVETFDIYNENVPLIDGTVLSAWGKLAAQAELTEEEAKAVGRMNEILEQFLSADKVVFATPMWNLSFPPMLKAYIDNLVIAGKTFKYNEQGQPVGLVENKKVLHIFSSGGVYSEGPAQSWDFTNPFLQSILAFIGITDYSVVRVEGMNAFADKVDEIVAASKQKVEEVAKTF; translated from the coding sequence ATGGCAAAATTATTATATGTAACAGCAAATCCAAAACCAATGGAACTATCTTATGGATTACAAGTTGGGGAGTACTTTATAAATGAATATAAAAAAGTAAATCCAAATGATACAGTAGAAACGTTTGATATTTACAATGAAAATGTACCATTGATCGACGGAACAGTTCTTAGCGCATGGGGGAAATTAGCAGCACAAGCAGAACTTACAGAAGAAGAAGCAAAAGCAGTAGGAAGAATGAATGAAATTTTAGAACAATTTTTAAGTGCAGATAAAGTAGTTTTTGCAACACCAATGTGGAATTTAAGTTTCCCACCTATGTTAAAAGCGTATATCGATAATTTAGTCATTGCAGGAAAAACATTTAAATATAATGAACAAGGACAACCAGTTGGATTAGTAGAGAATAAAAAAGTTCTTCATATTTTCTCTTCTGGTGGTGTGTATTCAGAAGGACCAGCGCAGTCTTGGGACTTTACAAATCCATTTTTACAAAGCATCTTAGCTTTTATCGGGATTACAGATTACTCTGTTGTTCGTGTAGAAGGAATGAATGCTTTTGCTGATAAAGTAGACGAAATTGTTGCAGCAAGCAAACAAAAAGTAGAAGAAGTTGCAAAAACATTTTAA
- a CDS encoding phasin family protein → MVNEFLRKGFLMGLGFAAMSKEKMERYMEDLVVKGQIAPKEAQELMDAYVKKGEETQTEWKNRMQMDMGAWAKEFGFVSKEEFDALQARVEQVEKKLSEQSATKGE, encoded by the coding sequence ATGGTTAATGAATTTTTAAGAAAAGGCTTTTTAATGGGGCTAGGTTTTGCCGCAATGAGTAAAGAAAAAATGGAACGTTATATGGAAGACTTAGTGGTGAAAGGGCAAATTGCTCCGAAAGAAGCGCAAGAATTAATGGATGCTTACGTAAAAAAAGGCGAAGAAACGCAAACAGAATGGAAAAATCGTATGCAAATGGACATGGGTGCTTGGGCGAAAGAATTTGGTTTTGTATCAAAAGAAGAATTTGATGCATTACAAGCACGGGTGGAGCAAGTAGAAAAGAAACTAAGTGAGCAATCAGCAACAAAAGGAGAATAA